A genomic region of Porticoccaceae bacterium LTM1 contains the following coding sequences:
- a CDS encoding TonB-dependent receptor, producing the protein MGLSKKLFRANRIALAVAAASVMASTFNASAELERVKFELKKSDLSKALMAMSEQAGVQIAIPGDLKNSTVKVELSGEYTVAEALDVLLSGTGLKYRFASDDLILIASADQGNDGSSGDDDENIEEIVVTGTSLKKQDLSAPVTIYTKEEMERRGISSVEDFVRSLSGNQSSINDATSLNIENPEGLSTQPNLTYNIQGESAANLRGMGAESTLVLVNGRRIPKSPTVDNSYVDLNGIPFDAIDRVEVLMDAASAKYGSDAVGGVINFILKKEFVGATTKFRVEDSKNGGDKYTLSQTLGFGWETGSGLLTLTKDEVKPTLTKKADWTTMDLREWGGTDQRLTIYGQPGIVSRFDGTRWVRVGSLPEGDDGTDFTVDDLSLDNLVPTDLRLRKTLSSERDREAIYLSLNNDFSDSLTSYFNASYSKNTTVAEKTTPLLSSYYVPESNYYNNTGEDLRVSYAMDNEVAAGLLPQTTGVAESNMFNLSGGLSYDLGVNDWTVDLNLSYGQSKFSSDQYRFNTDRCGGVARFDFSQDVDGDGDRDVVCRDFETNEIVEVTDGLWGLIASSDPDVAFNPFGDGSVQSSQLQSRYEYFSAAGPVNTEYTVGVDAEGELFDLPGGTIRMAVGAEHRVVTQDYQTQSRAAFTGGELKPQQYIDSMYVETSIPLFGKDNAIPGIQSLELNLQARYNDYNIPDGATQSYSNTTPRIGLSWKPHEDVVIRGTWTEGFRAPSNTEIIGPNQASFVSARPVFDPYDPSGNTTLRFVRLINWNGPVWFSNTSGFFPSVTDDPELAVVTIPTLEMKPETSDNYTFGVDWSPAFLEGLELKATYTRVDYENRIAALNYFSYPMDVLLNIPGYGLRDPDTGRLIGIRSGLINAGERKLEAVDFDVTYDFETSVGNFRAGLTGTYTGTLEDAPVPGLQTLSRNGAQYGPDFWKGRAFLEWYDGDFSATFTTNYSSSYENVARSLNSSGDLVETTEPVEHYTTFDLTGRYSNAESGWTVLAGVRNLTDTDFPFINGNNGRPWDFQRVDARGRVMYMEFKKAFDL; encoded by the coding sequence ATGGGTTTAAGTAAGAAGTTATTTCGCGCTAACCGTATTGCACTGGCTGTTGCGGCAGCATCAGTGATGGCATCTACGTTTAATGCCTCTGCGGAACTGGAGCGTGTCAAATTTGAATTGAAGAAAAGCGATCTGAGTAAAGCGCTCATGGCTATGAGTGAACAGGCAGGGGTCCAGATTGCTATTCCGGGAGATCTCAAGAATTCAACAGTAAAAGTTGAACTTAGTGGTGAGTACACTGTTGCTGAAGCCCTAGACGTGCTGTTGTCTGGTACAGGTCTCAAATACAGATTTGCTTCGGATGACCTGATTTTAATTGCAAGTGCAGATCAGGGAAATGACGGTTCTTCTGGTGATGACGACGAAAATATCGAGGAAATCGTTGTAACCGGTACCTCACTTAAAAAACAAGACCTTTCTGCGCCAGTGACCATCTACACCAAAGAAGAGATGGAGCGCCGTGGTATTAGCTCAGTTGAAGATTTTGTTCGTTCACTATCTGGAAACCAGTCATCAATAAATGATGCAACATCTCTTAATATTGAGAATCCAGAAGGCCTCAGTACTCAGCCTAACCTTACATATAACATCCAGGGTGAGAGTGCAGCTAACCTGAGAGGCATGGGTGCAGAAAGTACTTTGGTTCTCGTTAATGGCCGTCGTATTCCAAAGTCCCCAACCGTAGATAACAGCTATGTAGACTTAAATGGCATTCCTTTTGATGCCATTGACCGCGTAGAGGTGTTGATGGATGCGGCTTCTGCCAAGTATGGCTCTGATGCTGTTGGCGGTGTTATTAACTTTATCCTGAAAAAAGAATTTGTTGGTGCTACAACCAAGTTCCGTGTCGAAGATAGTAAAAATGGTGGGGATAAATATACCCTGTCCCAAACTCTTGGTTTTGGCTGGGAGACTGGTAGTGGCTTGTTGACCCTGACAAAAGATGAGGTCAAACCAACGCTTACCAAAAAGGCTGACTGGACCACTATGGACCTGCGTGAATGGGGGGGCACTGATCAGAGGCTCACTATATACGGTCAGCCGGGTATTGTTTCTCGGTTTGATGGAACACGTTGGGTTAGAGTAGGGTCTTTGCCAGAAGGCGATGATGGAACGGATTTTACGGTTGACGATCTGTCCCTTGATAATCTTGTTCCAACCGATCTTCGCCTGAGAAAAACACTCTCCAGCGAGCGTGATCGTGAGGCTATTTATTTATCCTTGAATAACGATTTTAGTGATAGCCTGACTAGCTACTTCAATGCCAGCTATTCAAAGAATACTACTGTAGCGGAAAAGACAACGCCGCTGTTGAGTAGTTATTATGTTCCAGAAAGTAACTATTACAATAATACCGGTGAAGATCTAAGAGTCTCTTATGCTATGGATAATGAGGTGGCAGCTGGCCTTCTTCCTCAAACCACAGGCGTTGCTGAGTCGAATATGTTCAACCTCTCCGGCGGGTTGAGTTATGATCTTGGTGTTAATGATTGGACCGTTGATTTGAACCTGAGTTATGGTCAAAGCAAGTTCTCATCCGATCAATATAGATTCAATACTGACCGATGTGGTGGTGTCGCAAGGTTTGATTTCAGTCAGGACGTTGATGGTGATGGCGATAGAGACGTTGTCTGTAGAGATTTCGAGACTAATGAAATCGTTGAAGTAACTGACGGGTTGTGGGGGCTGATTGCGTCGTCGGATCCGGATGTTGCCTTCAACCCATTTGGCGATGGTTCCGTGCAGAGCTCGCAACTGCAGAGTCGTTATGAGTATTTTTCCGCCGCTGGCCCAGTCAATACTGAATATACCGTAGGGGTTGATGCTGAAGGGGAGCTCTTTGATCTGCCAGGTGGAACTATTCGAATGGCGGTTGGTGCTGAGCACCGTGTGGTCACGCAAGATTATCAGACTCAGTCCAGAGCTGCCTTTACCGGCGGTGAACTGAAGCCTCAGCAATATATTGATTCCATGTATGTGGAAACTAGTATTCCATTGTTTGGGAAAGATAATGCGATTCCTGGTATTCAGTCGCTGGAATTGAACCTTCAGGCACGATATAACGATTACAATATTCCTGATGGTGCCACACAGAGTTACAGCAATACGACTCCTCGTATCGGCCTTAGTTGGAAACCACATGAAGATGTTGTCATTCGTGGCACTTGGACAGAGGGATTCAGAGCGCCATCAAACACTGAAATTATTGGTCCCAACCAGGCTTCTTTTGTAAGCGCCAGACCTGTGTTTGACCCGTATGATCCAAGTGGTAATACCACGCTCCGCTTTGTAAGGCTTATCAATTGGAATGGCCCGGTATGGTTTAGTAATACTTCAGGGTTCTTCCCGAGTGTTACTGATGATCCAGAGTTGGCAGTCGTTACTATTCCTACTCTTGAGATGAAGCCAGAGACATCCGATAACTATACGTTTGGTGTAGATTGGTCCCCTGCCTTCTTGGAAGGTCTCGAGCTCAAGGCTACATATACTCGCGTTGACTATGAAAACCGTATTGCAGCGCTCAACTACTTCTCATATCCAATGGATGTTTTGTTGAATATTCCTGGTTACGGGTTGCGTGACCCAGATACAGGACGTTTGATCGGTATTCGTAGTGGCTTGATCAATGCTGGTGAGAGGAAGCTGGAAGCTGTAGATTTCGATGTAACCTATGACTTCGAAACTTCTGTGGGCAACTTCCGTGCCGGTTTGACTGGTACATACACCGGTACGCTTGAAGATGCGCCAGTTCCAGGTCTGCAAACTTTGAGCAGAAATGGAGCGCAATATGGTCCAGACTTCTGGAAGGGTAGAGCATTCCTGGAGTGGTATGATGGTGACTTTAGCGCAACATTCACCACTAATTACAGCAGCTCTTATGAGAATGTAGCTCGCAGCTTGAACAGTAGTGGTGATTTGGTGGAAACAACGGAGCCTGTTGAACATTACACTACCTTTGACTTGACTGGTCGTTACTCGAATGCTGAGTCTGGCTGGACTGTGTTGGCGGGTGTTCGTAACCTGACAGATACAGATTTCCCATTCATTAACGGTAACAATGGACGTCCTTGGGATTTCCAGCGAGTTGACGCTCGTGGTCGCGTAATGTACATGGAGTTCAAGAAAGCATTTGATCTTTAA